Proteins encoded by one window of Acetivibrio thermocellus ATCC 27405:
- a CDS encoding acetyltransferase has translation MNKKILLIGGGGHCKSVLDSLLDLDEYDDIGIIDTKENVGKAVLGTPILGYDRDLPSLYKDGYHYAFVAVGSIGNPSVRIRLFNTLCEMGFIIPNIVDASAKVSKHSQIDKGVFIGKHVVVNAGAVIGQGAIINSGAIVEHDCEIGEFVHIAPGTVLCGGVKIGRHSHIGTNSTVKQGIHIGSNCLIGMGSVVTKNIRDNVIAYGNPCREVKNL, from the coding sequence ATGAATAAAAAAATTCTGTTAATAGGCGGCGGGGGTCACTGCAAATCTGTTTTAGACAGCCTTCTTGATTTGGATGAGTATGATGATATAGGAATTATTGACACTAAAGAAAATGTCGGAAAGGCAGTATTGGGAACACCAATATTAGGCTATGACAGGGATCTTCCCTCTTTATACAAAGACGGGTATCATTACGCGTTTGTTGCTGTGGGAAGCATAGGCAATCCCTCCGTACGCATAAGGCTTTTTAATACCCTGTGTGAGATGGGATTTATAATTCCCAATATAGTTGATGCTTCAGCTAAAGTCAGTAAACATTCTCAAATTGACAAAGGAGTTTTTATCGGCAAACATGTCGTAGTAAATGCCGGAGCTGTAATCGGTCAGGGAGCAATTATCAATTCCGGTGCCATTGTTGAACATGACTGCGAAATCGGTGAATTTGTGCATATAGCTCCGGGAACGGTTTTATGCGGAGGAGTAAAAATCGGCCGGCATTCTCATATTGGTACAAACAGTACTGTCAAACAGGGAATTCATATTGGCTCAAATTGTTTAATCGGAATGGGAAGCGTTGTAACAAAAAACATAAGGGACAATGTAATAGCCTATGGGAATCCGTGCAGAGAGGTGAAGAACCTTTGA
- a CDS encoding sugar phosphate nucleotidyltransferase, which translates to MDVADFLIDEEATMLNAMEQLDKVAKKVLFVIKGGRFVATVTDGDIRRWILKKGNLDAKVREIANYSPKFLYEEEKNRAKEYMKKYSVEALPILDKECNIVSVVLWNDEQIGPKKNLDIPVVIMAGGLGTRLYPYTKILPKPLIPIGEIPIAEHIMNRFNKFGCRQFYLILNHKKNTVKAYFNDIEKNYSVNYVEEEKPLGTGGGLSLLKGKITSTFVLSNCDILIEEDYEKIYSYHKKMNNLITMVCSLKNIKIPYGVVEINDKGEIENIKEKPELVYFVNTGLYFAEPKIIEELEENRPVEFPDIIKKYKSRGEKIGVYPISENSWMDMGQFDEMEKMKRRLEKDE; encoded by the coding sequence ATGGACGTTGCAGATTTTTTAATAGATGAAGAGGCAACAATGTTAAACGCGATGGAACAACTTGATAAGGTCGCAAAAAAAGTGCTCTTTGTCATAAAAGGAGGCCGTTTTGTCGCAACTGTCACCGACGGAGATATAAGGCGCTGGATTTTAAAGAAGGGAAATCTTGATGCAAAAGTCAGGGAAATTGCCAACTACAGTCCAAAATTTCTGTATGAAGAAGAAAAAAACAGGGCTAAAGAATATATGAAAAAGTATTCTGTTGAGGCCTTACCAATACTCGACAAAGAGTGCAATATTGTTTCCGTTGTACTCTGGAACGATGAACAAATAGGGCCAAAGAAAAATCTGGATATTCCGGTGGTAATCATGGCCGGAGGACTTGGCACCCGGCTTTATCCATATACCAAAATACTTCCAAAACCGTTAATACCAATAGGTGAAATACCTATCGCGGAACATATAATGAACAGGTTTAACAAATTTGGATGCAGGCAGTTTTATCTCATTTTAAACCACAAGAAAAATACCGTAAAAGCATACTTTAACGATATTGAAAAAAACTATTCCGTAAACTATGTGGAAGAAGAAAAACCTTTGGGAACAGGCGGCGGACTTAGCCTTTTAAAAGGGAAAATTACTTCCACCTTTGTCCTTTCAAATTGCGATATTTTGATAGAAGAGGATTATGAGAAAATATACAGCTACCATAAAAAAATGAACAATCTGATAACCATGGTTTGCTCACTAAAGAATATCAAAATTCCCTATGGTGTTGTTGAAATTAATGACAAGGGTGAAATCGAAAATATAAAGGAAAAACCTGAGCTCGTGTACTTTGTCAACACAGGATTGTATTTTGCCGAGCCGAAAATCATTGAAGAATTGGAAGAAAACCGGCCCGTGGAATTTCCGGACATCATCAAGAAATACAAATCCCGGGGAGAAAAAATCGGTGTCTATCCAATAAGCGAAAACAGCTGGATGGACATGGGGCAGTTTGATGAAATGGAAAAAATGAAGAGAAGGTTGGAAAAAGATGAATAA
- a CDS encoding LegC family aminotransferase: MSRKFLPLSIPNLGEKEIEYVTNAVKTGWISTAGPYVAEFESKLSEYVSCKGAVSCQNGTSGLHTALMVCGISKDCEVIVPTLTFIAAVNPVKYAGAEPVFMDCDDSLTLDVAKLKDFFEKECIFKDGKLINKASKKHIKAVLVVHVFGNMADMESIMELCQKYNLKVIEDATEALGTYYLDGKYKGKYAGTIGDAGVYSFNGNKIITTGGGGMIVSNNENFLKRAKHLTTQAKCDELYFIHDEIGYNYRMTNIQAALGLAQLEQIEHFIETKRKNYEFYKQEINKIHGLKILEFKGNIRPNYWFYSLYIDENYPLNRDELIRYLASKKIQTRPIWGLISEQKPYKTHQTYRIEKAYKYLEHVVNIPCSSNLQKEDAEYVVECLKQAGV, from the coding sequence GTGAGTAGGAAATTCCTGCCGTTGTCAATTCCCAACCTGGGAGAAAAAGAAATTGAATATGTAACAAATGCGGTTAAAACCGGTTGGATTTCCACTGCCGGGCCCTATGTGGCTGAATTTGAATCAAAGCTTTCAGAGTATGTGAGTTGTAAAGGTGCAGTTTCCTGTCAAAACGGAACGTCGGGACTTCACACAGCCCTTATGGTTTGCGGTATCTCAAAAGACTGTGAAGTCATCGTTCCCACCCTTACATTTATTGCTGCGGTAAATCCGGTAAAATATGCCGGTGCCGAACCGGTATTTATGGACTGTGACGACTCCCTTACTCTGGATGTTGCCAAACTTAAAGATTTTTTCGAAAAGGAATGTATTTTCAAGGATGGAAAGCTTATAAACAAGGCCAGCAAAAAACATATAAAGGCGGTACTGGTAGTACACGTATTTGGCAATATGGCTGACATGGAAAGCATTATGGAGCTTTGCCAAAAATACAATCTGAAAGTCATAGAAGATGCCACCGAAGCCCTTGGAACTTATTATCTTGACGGAAAATACAAGGGAAAATACGCCGGAACCATCGGTGATGCCGGTGTGTATTCATTCAACGGAAACAAAATTATCACCACCGGCGGAGGGGGTATGATTGTTTCAAACAACGAGAATTTTCTAAAGAGAGCAAAACACCTCACAACCCAGGCAAAATGCGATGAGCTTTACTTTATCCACGACGAGATCGGATACAACTACCGGATGACAAATATTCAAGCTGCGCTGGGACTTGCACAATTGGAGCAAATTGAACATTTTATAGAAACAAAGAGAAAAAATTATGAATTTTACAAACAGGAGATAAACAAAATCCATGGACTTAAAATACTGGAATTTAAGGGTAACATAAGGCCTAATTATTGGTTCTATTCTTTGTATATAGATGAAAACTATCCGTTAAACAGAGATGAGCTAATTCGATACCTGGCATCGAAGAAAATACAAACAAGACCGATATGGGGCCTTATCAGCGAGCAGAAGCCCTATAAAACACACCAGACATACAGGATTGAAAAAGCATATAAATATTTGGAGCATGTGGTTAACATTCCTTGCAGCTCAAATCTTCAAAAAGAAGATGCAGAATATGTGGTTGAATGTTTAAAACAAGCAGGGGTATAG
- a CDS encoding NAD-dependent 4,6-dehydratase LegB codes for MEKILVTGADGFIGSHLTEELVKQGYKVRAFVYYNSFNSWGWLDTFPKEIMKEVEVFAGDIRDSNGVLEAMKGIDKVFHLAALVSIPFSYHSPEAYVDTNIKGTLNVLQAARILDTSRVFITSTSEVYGTAQYVPIDEHHPYQGQSPYSATKIGADRLAESFYRSFNIPITIVRPFNTYGPRQSARAVIPTIITQLLSGKEEIRLGSLTPTRDFNYVKDTVNGFIEISKTDKTIGEEINIASQQEISIGKLAGELIRQINPKAKIVCDEQRIRPEKSEVNRLLGSNEKLKKLTNWKQNYTLEQGLAETIEFIRHNLDRYKTDLYNI; via the coding sequence ATGGAGAAAATTTTGGTAACCGGTGCTGATGGCTTTATCGGAAGCCATCTGACAGAGGAACTGGTAAAGCAAGGATATAAAGTCAGAGCTTTTGTGTACTATAACTCTTTCAATTCCTGGGGATGGCTGGATACTTTTCCCAAAGAGATTATGAAAGAAGTAGAGGTATTTGCCGGAGACATCAGGGATTCCAACGGTGTTTTGGAAGCAATGAAAGGAATTGACAAGGTTTTCCACCTTGCCGCCTTAGTGTCCATTCCCTTTAGTTATCACTCACCGGAAGCATATGTGGACACCAACATCAAAGGTACCTTAAACGTGCTTCAGGCAGCCAGAATCCTTGACACGTCAAGAGTGTTCATTACCTCTACGTCAGAAGTATACGGAACGGCTCAATATGTTCCCATAGACGAACATCACCCTTATCAGGGACAGTCCCCGTATTCTGCGACAAAAATAGGCGCCGACAGGCTGGCCGAATCTTTTTACAGGAGCTTTAACATACCAATAACAATAGTAAGGCCGTTTAATACATACGGACCAAGACAATCCGCCCGGGCTGTCATCCCGACAATCATAACCCAGCTCCTTTCGGGAAAAGAAGAAATCAGGCTTGGTTCATTAACTCCCACGAGAGACTTTAATTACGTCAAAGACACCGTAAACGGCTTTATTGAAATATCCAAAACAGACAAAACCATAGGTGAGGAAATCAATATTGCAAGCCAGCAGGAAATATCCATCGGCAAGCTGGCCGGGGAACTGATACGGCAGATTAATCCGAAGGCAAAAATTGTATGCGACGAACAAAGGATAAGGCCTGAAAAAAGCGAAGTCAACAGGCTTCTGGGCTCCAATGAGAAACTTAAGAAGCTTACAAACTGGAAACAAAATTATACCCTTGAGCAAGGCCTGGCAGAAACCATTGAGTTTATCAGGCACAATTTAGACAGGTACAAAACCGACCTCTACAACATCTAA
- a CDS encoding CDP-glycerol glycerophosphotransferase family protein, protein MKKVFFVTYGGGHVRSVIPVIKELKSRGHKVSVLGLTSSVNDLKKEEIEFKGIRDYLNLFKDEEAQKILKYGDMFIDEHFDAGSGLDKFEIKVYLGMNLWDLSLQLKSFEEALKLFRERGRSCFFPINLMERILSFEKPDVIVVTSGKRAEKAAAFSANKMDVKVVRIVDLLGENLKIPYKATVCVLNDYAKANILSCNENLNERDVVVTGQPNIEPTYTEKHFEDFIKRYNLDKFDKVISFFSQPNIAYREDILVEFIKLMQKRPNFMGIWKTHPNEQMDLYTGYLNTLPQNLLIVKEEDTNLILSKSNLVITFYSTVGLQAIAADKPLITVNFSKNAHPVEYDKLGCALPVKNTEEFENAINLLLESSNSDARNLHARLREARKKLMPPAGAAQNIANVIEYS, encoded by the coding sequence ATGAAAAAAGTTTTCTTTGTGACTTACGGCGGAGGCCATGTAAGAAGCGTAATTCCGGTTATTAAAGAATTAAAATCAAGGGGCCATAAAGTCTCTGTTCTCGGATTAACAAGCAGCGTTAATGATTTAAAAAAAGAAGAGATTGAATTTAAGGGCATCAGGGATTATTTGAATTTGTTCAAAGATGAAGAAGCACAAAAGATTTTAAAATACGGAGATATGTTTATTGATGAACATTTTGATGCCGGTTCAGGCCTGGATAAATTTGAAATCAAAGTGTATTTGGGAATGAATCTATGGGATTTGTCCCTTCAGCTTAAAAGTTTTGAAGAAGCATTAAAACTTTTCAGAGAGCGCGGCAGAAGCTGTTTTTTCCCCATAAATTTAATGGAAAGGATATTAAGCTTTGAAAAACCGGACGTAATTGTGGTTACCAGCGGGAAAAGAGCTGAAAAAGCTGCAGCCTTCAGCGCCAATAAAATGGATGTAAAAGTGGTACGTATAGTTGACCTTCTGGGAGAAAATTTGAAAATTCCATACAAAGCAACGGTTTGTGTGTTAAACGATTATGCCAAAGCAAACATACTTTCCTGCAATGAAAACCTGAATGAACGGGACGTAGTCGTCACAGGGCAGCCAAATATTGAACCGACTTACACCGAAAAGCATTTTGAGGATTTTATAAAGAGGTACAATCTTGATAAATTCGACAAGGTTATTTCTTTTTTCTCCCAGCCCAATATAGCTTACAGAGAGGATATCCTGGTCGAATTTATTAAGCTTATGCAAAAAAGACCAAACTTCATGGGTATATGGAAAACCCATCCCAACGAGCAAATGGACCTATATACCGGGTATTTGAATACATTGCCGCAAAATTTATTGATTGTAAAAGAAGAGGATACCAATTTGATTTTAAGTAAGTCCAATTTGGTAATTACTTTTTACTCTACAGTCGGATTACAGGCCATAGCCGCAGACAAACCTCTGATAACAGTCAATTTTTCAAAAAATGCACATCCGGTGGAATATGACAAGCTGGGCTGCGCCCTTCCTGTCAAAAATACCGAAGAATTTGAAAATGCCATAAATCTTTTGCTTGAAAGCAGCAATTCAGATGCCCGTAATTTACATGCCCGCCTCAGGGAGGCAAGGAAAAAACTCATGCCCCCTGCCGGGGCGGCCCAAAATATAGCCAATGTTATCGAATACTCATAA
- a CDS encoding ATP-grasp domain-containing protein: MKTCIGLIAGHSGDSLTDILKRKGYLVAVVGGAENEPGMDKADFVLVGDLSKHKEIINFFREHEADKVIIGTGHRKAILLAKALEKNGFKTNINYSKSLLAKDKIKFKKELAKLKIATPEYLSFDSNEDVSIDETVSKISIPCVVKSAVDAVQPVKANSVAELKEAVEKVRATNTAVLIEEYIKGNDCTVAVESDGKNVRSLGVTYYCKAKEYKLKGFEGAYSKKMSEDKESEICKIAVQIVEQLGFTGLLRIDFIVDECSEKVYVLELNTVIVTGYKGSAYPFFKKQGIDIAEVMISNSLKLLGLET, encoded by the coding sequence TTGAAAACATGTATTGGATTAATAGCCGGCCATAGCGGCGATTCTCTTACAGACATATTAAAAAGAAAGGGATATTTGGTTGCCGTTGTGGGAGGGGCCGAAAATGAACCCGGCATGGACAAAGCTGATTTTGTATTGGTTGGAGATCTGTCAAAGCACAAGGAGATTATCAATTTTTTCAGAGAACATGAGGCTGACAAGGTTATCATAGGAACGGGACATCGCAAGGCTATTTTGCTGGCGAAGGCTTTGGAGAAAAACGGATTTAAAACCAACATCAATTATTCCAAAAGCCTTTTGGCCAAAGACAAAATCAAGTTCAAAAAGGAGCTTGCAAAACTGAAAATAGCCACTCCCGAATATTTGAGCTTTGATTCCAATGAAGATGTTTCAATTGACGAAACAGTCAGCAAAATTTCAATCCCTTGTGTCGTAAAATCTGCGGTTGACGCCGTTCAGCCGGTGAAAGCAAATTCAGTCGCCGAGCTTAAAGAAGCGGTTGAAAAAGTAAGGGCAACCAACACCGCCGTATTGATTGAAGAATATATCAAGGGAAATGACTGTACCGTTGCCGTGGAAAGCGACGGTAAAAACGTCCGGAGCCTGGGAGTGACATATTACTGCAAAGCCAAAGAATACAAGCTAAAAGGCTTTGAAGGCGCTTACTCGAAAAAAATGTCCGAGGATAAAGAATCCGAGATTTGCAAAATTGCAGTCCAAATTGTCGAGCAATTAGGCTTTACGGGCCTTCTAAGAATTGACTTCATAGTTGATGAATGCAGTGAAAAAGTCTATGTTTTGGAGTTAAACACGGTAATTGTAACAGGATATAAAGGCAGTGCGTACCCCTTCTTTAAAAAACAAGGCATAGACATTGCGGAAGTTATGATATCAAACTCCCTCAAATTACTGGGACTGGAGACATGA
- a CDS encoding sugar transferase, translated as MGSEVKQSEPFSKTFYRLFVKRAIDIFVSATVLLILMPLFIIIGILIKIDSEGPVIYKQKRVGKGGKDFYIYKFRTMYLNADKIGPTITREGDSRITRVGKVLRKFSIDELPQMLNVLLGQMSLVGYRPGVRENYSESDLKSKIFDLKPGITGYAQVMGRSMLTKEEKRNWELKYAEDVSFLLDLKILLLTIKKVFLGEAAY; from the coding sequence ATGGGAAGTGAGGTAAAACAAAGCGAACCCTTTTCAAAAACCTTTTACAGGCTTTTTGTCAAAAGAGCCATAGATATTTTTGTTTCAGCAACAGTTTTACTGATCTTAATGCCTTTATTCATCATTATTGGCATTCTTATAAAGATAGATTCCGAAGGACCGGTTATTTACAAACAAAAGAGGGTTGGCAAAGGCGGAAAAGATTTTTACATATACAAGTTCAGAACAATGTATTTGAATGCCGACAAAATCGGTCCCACAATTACAAGGGAAGGAGACAGCAGAATAACAAGGGTGGGCAAAGTTCTAAGGAAATTCAGTATAGACGAATTGCCCCAAATGCTCAATGTCCTTTTAGGTCAAATGAGCCTTGTCGGTTACAGACCCGGAGTCAGGGAAAATTACAGCGAAAGCGACCTGAAAAGCAAAATCTTCGACTTAAAACCTGGTATAACAGGATATGCCCAGGTAATGGGAAGAAGCATGCTGACAAAAGAAGAAAAGAGAAACTGGGAATTAAAATACGCTGAAGATGTTTCCTTTCTGCTTGACCTTAAAATACTTTTGTTAACAATAAAAAAGGTTTTCTTGGGAGAAGCAGCATATTAG
- a CDS encoding aldolase/citrate lyase family protein, whose product MPLKLMYITNDAEIAKIAENAGVDWIFVDLEINGKEERQGHLDTVISKHEISDVKKIKSVLKKSKLLVRVNPIFEGSKDEIDSVIEYGADIVMLPFFKTKEEVNKFIGHVNGRAKAMLLVETPEAVRNIDSILGESGIDYIHIGLNDLHLGYRMKFMFEPLVDGTVEMLCKKIKQKSIPYGFGGIARLGTGLLPAENILAEHYRLGSSMVILSRSFCNVKEFANLDSINQTFKDGIADIRKYEAELSLKSEEFFLQNKMNLKMLVDKIKNSCVTD is encoded by the coding sequence ATGCCGCTTAAGCTTATGTATATCACCAACGACGCTGAAATTGCCAAAATAGCAGAAAATGCAGGAGTTGACTGGATATTTGTTGACCTGGAGATTAACGGTAAAGAGGAAAGACAGGGTCATCTTGACACCGTTATTTCAAAACATGAAATCAGTGACGTGAAAAAGATCAAATCCGTGCTGAAAAAATCAAAGCTTTTAGTCCGTGTTAATCCGATATTCGAAGGTTCGAAAGATGAAATTGATTCAGTGATTGAATACGGAGCGGACATTGTAATGCTTCCTTTTTTTAAAACCAAAGAAGAAGTTAATAAATTCATTGGTCATGTCAACGGCAGGGCAAAAGCCATGCTTTTGGTGGAAACTCCGGAAGCTGTCCGCAATATTGATTCAATCCTTGGCGAAAGCGGAATAGATTATATACATATAGGACTTAATGACTTGCACTTAGGTTATAGAATGAAATTTATGTTTGAACCTTTGGTTGACGGCACAGTCGAAATGCTTTGCAAAAAAATAAAACAAAAATCCATTCCCTACGGATTTGGAGGCATTGCCCGGCTTGGAACAGGTCTTCTGCCGGCGGAAAACATACTTGCCGAACATTACAGATTGGGCTCTTCCATGGTCATCCTTTCAAGAAGCTTTTGCAATGTAAAAGAGTTTGCCAATCTTGACAGTATAAATCAAACGTTCAAAGACGGCATCGCAGATATAAGAAAATATGAAGCTGAGCTTTCCTTAAAAAGTGAGGAGTTTTTCCTGCAAAACAAGATGAATTTAAAAATGCTCGTTGATAAAATAAAAAATTCCTGTGTGACAGATTGA
- a CDS encoding nucleoside-diphosphate sugar epimerase/dehydratase yields the protein MKNLNNRICLAADCLLVNVALFAALMIKFDANIPENLLKIIPFNFLITTTVSILVFNIFGIYSMLWNYASVEELLKIFWATMTSVIVQLLLAAYFNVMFPVSVYITCWMITFYFIGGTRFIVRITRSIKAKKRKNTHKKRIMIIGAGDTASLLIKETKNNKRSIYEPVVAIDDDPKKHNTQINGVPIIGGRDKIIEAAKDMSIEEIVLAMPSVSKKETLEIIDLCQKTGCKLKVLPSVYGIVNGEVSIKEIRDVTVEDLLPRDEISLSIEEISGYLKGETILVTGGGGSIGSELCRQIASYEPKTLLVFDIYENNAYELQNELVQKYKGNLDIKVIIGSIRDKKRLDYVFSQYKPGIVFHAAAHKHVPLMEFNPQEAVKNNVFGTLNVAECAHQYNCKKFVLISTDKAVNPTSIMGATKRIAELIIQYMNSISKTKFCAVRFGNVLDSNGSVIPLFKKQIEQGGPITITHPEVSRYFMTIPEAVSLVIQSGAMMEGGEIFILDMGKPVKITDLARTLISLSGLKPGVDIDIEYIGLRPGEKLHEELLISEEGVSVTKNDKIFIEKSRMIDFDKYMQRIKEFELDNLDDSEKVINFIKELVPTYKKNL from the coding sequence ATGAAGAATTTGAACAACAGAATATGTCTGGCCGCCGATTGCTTGTTGGTAAACGTGGCTTTGTTTGCCGCACTTATGATAAAGTTTGATGCAAACATCCCGGAAAATTTGCTTAAAATAATACCTTTTAATTTTCTTATTACAACTACGGTAAGCATATTAGTATTTAATATATTCGGCATATATTCAATGCTATGGAACTATGCAAGTGTTGAAGAGCTTTTGAAAATATTTTGGGCAACAATGACATCGGTAATTGTCCAACTTCTTTTGGCTGCATATTTTAATGTGATGTTCCCTGTTTCGGTTTACATTACATGCTGGATGATTACATTTTATTTTATAGGCGGAACAAGATTCATCGTCAGAATAACCAGGAGTATAAAAGCAAAAAAGAGAAAAAACACCCACAAAAAAAGAATAATGATTATCGGCGCCGGTGATACCGCTTCACTGTTGATTAAGGAAACAAAAAACAATAAGCGCAGCATATATGAGCCGGTAGTTGCAATTGACGACGACCCTAAAAAGCACAACACCCAAATAAACGGTGTTCCCATCATAGGAGGCAGGGATAAAATCATAGAAGCCGCAAAGGATATGTCTATAGAAGAAATAGTTTTAGCCATGCCGTCGGTTTCAAAAAAAGAAACGCTGGAAATTATAGACTTGTGCCAGAAGACAGGCTGCAAATTAAAAGTTTTGCCAAGCGTGTACGGCATTGTAAACGGAGAAGTAAGCATCAAGGAAATAAGAGACGTCACTGTCGAGGACCTTTTGCCAAGAGATGAAATTTCCCTTTCCATAGAAGAGATATCCGGATATCTTAAAGGTGAAACCATTCTGGTTACCGGGGGAGGAGGTTCCATTGGCTCCGAGCTTTGCAGGCAAATAGCATCTTATGAGCCTAAAACCCTCCTGGTGTTTGATATATACGAAAATAATGCTTACGAGCTTCAAAATGAACTTGTGCAAAAATATAAAGGCAATCTGGATATCAAAGTGATAATAGGATCAATACGGGATAAAAAAAGACTGGATTATGTGTTTTCCCAATACAAGCCGGGCATAGTGTTTCATGCAGCGGCTCACAAGCATGTCCCGCTTATGGAGTTCAATCCCCAGGAAGCCGTCAAGAACAATGTATTCGGCACATTAAATGTTGCCGAATGCGCCCATCAATACAACTGTAAAAAATTTGTGCTAATCTCGACCGACAAAGCGGTAAACCCAACAAGCATAATGGGAGCAACAAAAAGAATTGCCGAGCTTATAATACAATATATGAACAGCATAAGCAAAACAAAATTTTGCGCCGTAAGATTCGGCAACGTACTGGACAGCAACGGAAGCGTCATCCCCCTTTTTAAAAAGCAGATTGAACAGGGAGGCCCCATAACAATAACCCATCCCGAAGTATCCCGGTATTTTATGACCATTCCCGAGGCGGTAAGCCTTGTCATTCAATCCGGAGCCATGATGGAAGGGGGAGAAATATTTATACTTGACATGGGCAAACCGGTTAAAATTACCGACCTTGCCAGAACGTTAATTTCTTTGTCGGGGTTAAAGCCCGGTGTTGACATAGATATTGAATATATTGGATTAAGACCAGGCGAAAAGCTCCATGAAGAGCTGCTTATTTCAGAGGAAGGAGTCAGCGTAACAAAGAATGACAAAATATTTATTGAAAAGAGCAGAATGATTGACTTTGACAAGTACATGCAGAGAATAAAAGAGTTTGAGCTTGATAATTTGGATGACAGCGAAAAAGTGATAAATTTTATCAAAGAATTAGTTCCCACCTATAAGAAAAATTTGTAA
- a CDS encoding YveK family protein, with amino-acid sequence MVELKQFLIMVRKKLMFIILIPIIAAFIIGLASVLFIPPVYEASTTLYIINQNAVSEEDVTYNELLKNQQLVKDYRELIKSKLIVKTALEELEITDMSPERLAANITVDSKNDTRILEVKVRDTSPERSMQLSNKICEVFVRESVNITKTANVSIVDAAEVPKGPVEPKPMFYALVAFLVSLCATIGAFYLFELLNETIKNSEDVATYLELNVLGTIPLFNIK; translated from the coding sequence ATGGTGGAACTTAAGCAGTTTCTGATAATGGTGAGAAAAAAGTTGATGTTTATTATTTTAATTCCGATTATTGCGGCTTTTATTATCGGTTTGGCAAGTGTCCTTTTTATCCCGCCCGTATATGAGGCATCTACGACTTTATATATAATCAATCAGAACGCAGTTTCCGAAGAGGATGTGACTTATAATGAACTGCTGAAAAATCAGCAGTTGGTAAAAGATTACAGAGAGCTTATAAAAAGCAAGCTCATTGTCAAAACTGCGTTGGAAGAACTGGAAATAACCGATATGTCTCCTGAACGATTGGCTGCAAATATCACCGTGGACTCAAAAAATGACACCAGGATATTGGAAGTAAAGGTAAGAGACACTTCCCCCGAAAGAAGCATGCAACTTTCAAACAAGATTTGCGAAGTGTTTGTAAGAGAGTCCGTAAACATCACAAAAACAGCCAACGTAAGCATTGTTGACGCCGCTGAAGTCCCAAAAGGTCCGGTGGAGCCCAAACCCATGTTTTATGCGTTAGTAGCGTTTTTAGTAAGCCTTTGTGCAACCATAGGTGCGTTTTACCTGTTTGAATTATTGAACGAGACCATCAAAAATTCTGAGGACGTGGCAACATATCTGGAACTGAACGTGCTTGGGACCATACCTTTGTTTAACATCAAGTAG
- a CDS encoding CpsD/CapB family tyrosine-protein kinase codes for MSEISYVIKYDLNQTVEEAYNVLRANIQFCESDKKIKTIAVTSYSPGEGKSTTSINLGISMAKSGMKVLYVDADIRKPMPFKYFMSTNLKGLTNYILGQAKLEEVINKTDIEGFDFISCGVKTNNPVELISSNKFSSFVSEVRETYDMVIIDTPPLGSVIDAALIASHVDGTIIVIEANVVKCQNALRMKEQLVRANANILGVVLNKISKSEYKNYYGSYDYYNSKKKYIKKWSQLIKNLKNLKRGEHD; via the coding sequence TTGTCGGAAATCAGCTATGTAATTAAATATGATTTAAACCAAACGGTTGAGGAAGCATATAATGTTTTAAGAGCAAATATTCAATTTTGTGAATCTGACAAAAAAATTAAAACCATAGCCGTGACAAGCTACAGTCCAGGCGAGGGAAAATCAACGACGTCAATAAACCTCGGGATTTCAATGGCTAAATCAGGGATGAAGGTTTTATACGTTGATGCCGACATACGAAAACCAATGCCTTTCAAATATTTTATGAGTACCAATTTAAAAGGTCTTACCAATTATATACTGGGCCAGGCGAAGCTGGAGGAGGTAATAAACAAGACCGACATTGAGGGATTTGATTTTATAAGCTGCGGAGTTAAAACCAACAATCCGGTGGAACTTATATCATCAAACAAATTCAGCAGCTTTGTCAGTGAAGTAAGAGAGACTTATGATATGGTTATTATCGATACCCCGCCTCTGGGGAGTGTTATTGATGCGGCATTGATTGCATCTCACGTGGACGGGACAATTATTGTTATTGAGGCAAATGTGGTAAAGTGCCAGAATGCTTTGAGGATGAAAGAACAGCTTGTAAGGGCCAATGCCAATATATTGGGGGTCGTTTTAAACAAAATAAGCAAGTCGGAGTATAAAAACTACTATGGCAGCTATGACTATTACAATTCCAAAAAGAAATACATTAAGAAGTGGTCGCAGTTAATCAAGAATTTAAAGAATTTAAAGAGGGGAGAACATGATTGA